The following are encoded in a window of Dictyostelium discoideum AX4 chromosome 6 chromosome, whole genome shotgun sequence genomic DNA:
- the rexo1 gene encoding RNA exonuclease 1 gives MTNLKNKKIENSSIEVDNNNNNNNNNNNKNQNNKKRTLEISYTNKFQFLDSSDSGGESDTDKEMNRVSLKKKKKSSPISNKLSQDLKKKEQKFKTTNDTVTDYNTNNGGGGVGSNGEIQKPTFSINRNNCTIKDIQDYIVWLMLRFKVPTPNWIFTAMSPLIKKVVVVSIQGISSLMHDKLSLLSGKDHLFSQVFEAKNKVELQFPNYNHIFESLLNVKTCKVQKIDTCEKMRKEIEPISFYLLDDQQLVENGYFTIKDLKDGWVYSNQVKQILNLIKPSNDDDNNNNNQEEDNGASSPTTTTVNSDDDNNDNNNNLINKLNLKVKEMLAIDCEMCRTEGGQLELTRISIVNEQKKVVLNELVLPEKPIIDYLTQYSGITADTLKNVTNRLSDIHAKLEKLVGVDTVLIGHSLENDLKAMKFIHRKIIDTSILYPTGSSGKFSLKYLTKKYLNRIIQSTKHGKLGHDSIEDARAAMDLAQLKIQKGKSFGTRLASMENLFDKINKHEKKSSFIDRLEDIKTFTSQVVSCFNCENDNEVIEKIIKQSSNSSSSDLIFSQLTSLSDHFKSLLPKQFSITNPEENKLTTTTTTTTTTITNPIETIIDSPLLTEKEIKEIHSLDSIEINTTVKQIVRQMELQIKNVYDKLQENSMLLLILGPGPLNDIIRFQGDGNKQKDYYLSVDTAKEGVAFLALK, from the coding sequence AtgacaaatttaaaaaataaaaaaattgaaaattcaagTATAGAGGttgataacaataataataataataataataacaataataaaaatcaaaataataaaaaaagaacatTAGAAATATCctatacaaataaatttcaatttttagatAGTTCAGATAGTGGTGGTGAAAGTGATACAGATAAAGAAATGAATAGagtttcattaaaaaaaaaaaagaaatcatcaccaatttcaaataaattaagtcaagatttaaagaaaaaagaacaaaaatttaaaactacaAATGATACAGTAACTGATTATAACACCAacaatggtggtggtggtgtagGTAGTAATGGTGAAATTCAAAAAccaacattttcaattaatcgTAATAATTGtacaattaaagatattCAAGATTATATAGTTTGGTTAATGTTAAGATTTAAAGTACCAACACCAAATTGGATTTTCACAGCAATGtcaccattaattaaaaaagttgtaGTAGTATCAATTCAAGGCATTAGTTCGTTGATGCACGATAAATTATCATTGTTATCTGGTAAAGATCATTTATTCTCTCAAGTATTTGAAGCTAAAAACAAAGTTGAATTACAATTTCCAAATTATAATCATATCTTTGAATCACTATTAAATGTCAAAACTTGTAAAGTTCAAAAAATTGATACTTGTGAAAAAATgagaaaagaaattgaacCAATATCATTCTATCTATTAGATGATCAACAATTAGTTGAAAATGGTTATTTTActataaaagatttaaaagatgGTTGGGTATATAGTAATCAAgttaaacaaattttaaatttaataaaaccatctaatgatgatgataataataataataatcaagaagaagataatggagcatcatcaccaacaacaaccacagttaatagtgatgatgataataatgataataataataatttaataaataaattaaatttaaaagttaaaGAAATGTTAGCAATTGATTGTGAAATGTGTAGAACAGAGGGTGGTCAATTAGAATTAACAAGAATTAGTATTGTAaatgaacaaaaaaaagtagTATTGAATGAATTAGTATTACCAGAGAAACCAATTATAGATTATTTAACGCAGTACAGTGGTATTACAGCAGATACATTAAAGAATGTTACAAATCGTTTATCGGATATTCATGCGAAACTTGAGAAATTGGTTGGAGTTGATACTGTATTGATTGGACATTCCTTGGAGAACGATTTGAAAGCAATGAAATTCATACATCGTAAAATCATTGACACATCTATACTCTATCCAACAGGATCCAGTGGTAAATTCtcattgaaatatttaacaaagaaatatttaaatcgtATCATTCAATCTACTAAACATGGTAAACTTGGTCATGACTCAATTGAGGATGCACGTGCTGCAATGGATTTAGctcaattgaaaattcaaaaaggTAAAAGTTTTGGAACTAGATTGGCATCAATGGAGAATTTATtcgataaaattaataaacatgAAAAGAAATCAAGTTTCATCGATAGATTAGAAgatattaaaacttttactTCTCAAGTGGTATCTTGCTTCAATtgtgaaaatgataatgaagtaattgaaaaaataattaaacaatcCTCAAATTCCTCTTCTTCAGATTTAATCTTTTCACAATTAACTTCATTATCTGatcattttaaaagtttactaccaaaacaattttcaattacaaatcctgaagaaaataaattaactactactacaaccacaactactactactattactaatCCAATTGAAACTATTATTGATTCACCATTATTaactgaaaaagaaattaaagaaattcatTCACTTGATagtattgaaattaatacaaCAGTTAAACAAATAGTTCGTCAAATGGaattacaaataaagaaTGTTTATGATAAATTACAAGAGAATtcaatgttattattaattttaggtCCTGGTCcattaaatgatattattcGTTTCCAAGGTGATGgtaataaacaaaaagattattatttatcagTTGATACTGCAAAAGAAGGTGTGGCATTTTTagcattaaaataa
- the wdr13 gene encoding WD40 repeat-containing protein → MEVLVKKNICKDIEFIDQNYIAQRMAKIEITTDWTQDHYSVWRNHLLDQKSNKFILRDKGDRRDEYLQKRYQLLDSKYKKQTFSSPKKHTNTTTTTTTTTTTTNNNNNNNNNNNNNNKQQQQSQQKPNQVITNNNNNNNLEDFSFSGMHHIFDQHKKSITRIKFAKNSKELLGFSSEDGGLSIVKLLPNVEIISTLKCDSSIIDFEWCNNNQEIVTATSNGVIKLFQNNGVGGGNIQLLKTFGKELSITSIVSICLHPIKPNLLFISEGDNKCIIKLIDISSGKIITKIKVHSTITSMQFEEKGTYLFLADQNGMILIFKYDFSSGSGGGSGNLSMVSKTQITNNSMPITSIQVHYWYSNAQKPPVLSILSNSKDSKMRVFIVKSLSTGSFVLFREINVPCKSLSIKSCFSPLVTKNRQGAFLVTGSEDSIIYIYDINKKDKPCINQLMGHASAVIDVAWNHDESLLATCDTSGIVIIWNRSNLKKN, encoded by the coding sequence atggaAGTTTTAgttaaaaagaatatatgTAAAGATATCGAATTTATAGATCAAAATTATATTGCTCAAAGAATGGCGAAAATAGAGATAACTACAGATTGGACACAAGATCATTACTCTGTTTGGAGGAATCATCTATTAgatcaaaaatcaaataaattcattCTAAGAGATAAAGGTGATAGAAGGGAtgaatatttacaaaaaaggtatcaattattagattcaaaatataaaaaacaaactttTTCCTCACCAAAAAAACATAcaaacaccaccaccactaccactaccactactactactaccaataataataataataataataataataataataataataataaacaacaacaacaatcacaacaaaaaCCTAATCAagtaattacaaataataataataataataatttagaagaTTTTTCATTTAGTGGAATGCATCATATTTTTGATCAacataaaaaatcaataactAGAATTAAATTTGCAAAGAATAGTAAAGAGTTATTAGGATTTTCAAGTGAAGATGGTGGATTAAGTATTGTAAAGTTATTACCAAATGTTGAGATTATTTCTACGTTAAAGTGTGATTCATCGATAATCGATTTCGAATGgtgtaataataatcaagagATAGTGACTGCAACATCTAATGgtgtaattaaattatttcaaaataatggtgttggtggtggtaacaTCCAACTTTTGAAAACATTTGGTAAAGAGTTGTCAATAACATCAATAGTTTCAATATGTTTACATCCAATCAAACCAAATCTACTATTCATATCAGAGGGTGATAATAAATGTATCATAAAGTTAATCGATATATCAAGTggtaaaattattactaaaattaaagttCATTCAACTATTACAAGTATGCAATTCGAAGAGAAAGGTACTTATTTATTCTTGGCTGATCAAAATGgtatgattttaatatttaaatatgattttagtagtggtagtggtggtggtagtggtaattTATCAATGGTATCAAAAACtcaaattacaaataattcaatgCCAATCACTAGTATACAAGTACATTATTGGTATTCAAATGCACAGAAACCACCAGTATTATCGAtactttcaaattcaaaagattCAAAAATGAGAGTATTTATTGTGAAAAGTTTATCAACTGGTAGTTTTGTCCTATTTAGAGAGATTAATGTACCTTGTAAATCGTTATCAATAAAGAGTTGTTTCTCACCATTGGTAACAAAGAATAGACAAGGTGCTTTCTTGGTTACTGGCTCTGAAGATTCAATCATTTACATTTACGAtatcaataaaaaagataaaccttgtattaatcaattaatggGTCATGCTTCTGCTGTAATCGATGTAGCTTGGAATCATGATGAATCTTTATTAGCAACCTGTGATACTTCAGGTATTGTAATAATTTGGAATagatcaaatttaaaaaaaaattaa
- a CDS encoding DUF781 family protein, with protein sequence MLNKIILIFFLINNIFSIVVSSTKLNPWVFEERIKLYDILINSTKVEIFGDDNLNNCFQGFKIQLEWQKTTGRSMIIDNSNISVNSWWGSMNYYESIIPFISAMNLGIIQPPIELVNIGDDRFCTDYSECDKELMEPWDLYFQFLIKIKDEKYSYSIQQQILKYNWDGHMKSLSIGLKLFNDKLNYLSKNEIKFSTGFVHFVDIISLINFNTNYSQILPIFDSLPPRMLTNSDHPPFFKGFTRTQNFYTVSVLSINELHENQILWNYFLNLLKTKTENEKCRDFINQEIINFTKYPESTLVKLLLKLLLNNC encoded by the coding sequence atgttaaataaaataatattaatattttttttaataaataatatattttcaatagTTGTTTCCtcaacaaaattaaatccaTGGGTTTTTGAggaaagaattaaattatatgatatattaattaattcaacaaaagttgaaatttttggagatgataatttaaataattgttttcaAGGTTTTAAAATCCAACTTGAATGGCAAAAAACAACAGGTAGATCAatgataattgataattcgAATATTAGTGTTAATAGTTGGTGGGGATCAATGAACTATTATGAATCAATCATACCATTTATATCTGCTATGAATTTAGGTATTATACAACCACCAATTGAACTGGTTAATATTGGAGATGACAGATTTTGTACAGACTATTCTGAATGTGATAAAGAGTTAATGGAGCCATGGGATTTatatttccaatttttaattaaaattaaagatgaaaaGTATAGCTAttcaattcaacaacaaatattaaaatataattgggATGGACATATGAAAAGTTTAAGTAttggtttaaaattatttaatgataaattgaattatctttcaaaaaatgaaattaaattctcAACTGGATTTGTTCATTTTGTTGATAttatatcattaattaatttcaatacaAATTATAGCCaaattttaccaattttCGATTCACTTCCACCAAGAATGTTAACAAATTCTGATCATCCACCATTTTTTAAAGGTTTTACAAGAACTCAAAATTTTTATACTGTATcagttttatcaattaatgaattacatgaaaatcaaatactatggaattattttttaaatcttttaaaaacaaaaactgaaaatgaaaaatgtcgtgattttataaatcaagaaattattaattttacaaaatacCCTGAATCAACAttagttaaattattattaaaacttttattaaataattgttaa
- a CDS encoding heat shock protein DnaJ family protein, whose protein sequence is MVKEKEYYERLGVKPDCTEDELKKAYRKMAVKYHPDKNQGPGKDAAEAKFKDISEAYEVLSDPEKRKMYDSYGSEGMKESGFHASSAEDLFSHFFGAGGGGGGFSFGGGGGDDFGGFSFGNMGGMGGMGGMGGGHKKRRKGEDIEHEMNRSLEELYNGKLVKISISRDEVCKTCKGSGSNKPGVTTTCPTCNGSRYVFQKKQVGPGMIQQVQTACHTCHGTGEKIKEEDKCKECKGKRVIQGKKIVQFQVEKGTRDGERIMLQGQGSEYPGVPPGDVIITIREKPNVNFKRNGDNLIYTKRLKLLDSIAGSQFIINTLDQRKLWVNHEKGDIIKQGDMRYIENEGMPIKGTSRKGKLIIAFDIEYPSNLTNDDIEKLSKILPKAATPSVSKSDCKSVGLSKVNFNTNEQSSHGGAGGAYQQHGGAYGHQKQQQQGFNPADFGAQFGGGGPQQAQQCQQQ, encoded by the exons atggtaaaa gaaaaagaaTATTATGAAAGATTAGGTGTTAAACCAGATTGTACAGAAGATGAATTAAAGAAAGCATATAGAAAGATGGCTGTTAAATACCATCCAGATAAAAATCAAGGACCAGGTAAAGATGCAGCCGAAgcaaaatttaaagatattagTGAAGCATATGAAGTTTTAAGTGATCCAGAGAAGAGAAAGATGTACGATAGTTATGGTTCTGAAGGTATGAAGGAGAGTGGTTTCCATGCATCATCAGCTGAAGACCTCTTCTCACATTTCTTTGGTGCAGGAGGTGGCGGTGGTGGATTTAGTTTcggaggtggtggtggtgatgattttGGTGGATTTAGTTTTGGTAATATGGGAGGTATGGGCGGCATGGGTGGCATGGGTGGTGGTCACAAGAAGAGAAGAAAGGGTGAAGATATTGAACATGAAATGAATAGAAGTTTGGAAGAATTATATAATGGAAAATTAGTTAAGATTTCAATTAGTAGAGATGAAGTATGTAAAACCTGTAaaggtagtggtagtaataaACCTGGTGTAACCACAACTTGTCCAACATGTAATGGTAGTAGATACGTTTTCCAAAAGAAACAAGTGGGTCCAGGTATGATACAACAAGTTCAAACAGCATGTCACACATGTCATGGTACTGGTGAAAAGATAAAAGAAGAGGATAAATGTAAAGAATGCAAAGGTAAAAGAGTTATACAAGGTAAGAAGATCGTACAATTCCAAGTCGAGAAAGGTACTAGAGATGGCGAAAGAATCATGTTACAAGGTCAAGGTTCCGAGTATCCAGGTGTACCACCAGGTGATGTAATCATTACAATTCGTGAGAAACCAAATGTAAATTTCAAGAGAAatggtgataatttaatCTACACCAAAcgtttaaaattattagacTCAATCGCTGGTAGTCAATTCATTATAAACACATTGGATCAACGTAAACTTTGGGTCAATCATGAGAAAGGTGATATAATTAAGCAAGGTGATATGCGTTACATAGAGAATGAAGGTATGCCAATTAAAGGTACCTCTAGAAAAGGTAAATTAATCATTGCTTTTGATATTGAATATCCATCGAATCTTAcaaatgatgatattgaaaaactCTCTAAAATCTTACCAAAAGCTGCCACCCCTTCTGTTTCAAAATCTGATTGTAAATCGGTTGGTCTCTCAAAGGTAAACTTTAATACCAACGAACAAAGTTCTCATGGTGGTGCTGGTGGTGCTTATCAACAACATGGTGGTGCTTATGGTcatcaaaaacaacaacaacaaggtTTTAATCCTGCTGATTTTGGTGCTCaatttggtggtggtggtccACAACAAGCACAACAGtgtcaacaacaataa
- the ddx55 gene encoding DEAD/DEAH box helicase, with protein sequence MTSKVDTGGWNKLENKLSDSTLNTINRLGFKSMSPVQSAVIPLFMSNKDVLVEACTGSGKTLAFVIPIIEKILKRETNLKKTDIASIIISPTRELAIQIQQVLLEFLNDLNRIDDQNDLENIKTLEDELLEEQEEEENEKEEEEIEKKKKKKKIEISSLLLIGGTDIYQDLVNYKNYGGNILIGTPGRTDEFLTRVVRNDQQFKFKEFEMLILDEADRLLDMGFHLPINSILLKLPKQRRTGLFSATQTSEVKELARTGMRNPFKVSVSVKHIETHEDQSIPTTLDNRYMIVPVEERLNQLVHFLLNHIDKNKIIIYFLTCSTVDYFFKILQSVKVLSGKPFFSLHGKAPHSQRIKVFDSFSQATNGCLLSTDLAARGLDIPNVDWVLQYDSPQDPKAFVHRIGRTARMGRDGNALIFLSPEEDSYIEFLKIKKVPLVEMVKAENVTNVLPEIKKISFNDREIMEKGVIAMVSHVRGYKEHLCPYIFVFHRLNIGLLATGFGLLYLPRMPEIRDKTLIAEWTSGYTKDQILKIAYKEKKKEKQRLEKVNKIKLKKEKDAKERQDAINEKKRKLEQQEADKLLQKQQPKQSSIEIQLKKQEEKKKQEQESINEILHETQAFKKARKSKQQKKDKSSRFSDLMGSDTEQNNNEDEEDEEEEDEDN encoded by the coding sequence atgacaaGTAAAGTTGATACAGGTGGTTGGAATAaacttgaaaataaattaagtgATAGTACattaaatacaattaataGATTAGGATTTAAATCAATGTCGCCAGTTCAATCAGCAGTTATACCATTATTTATGTCAAATAAAGATGTATTAGTTGAAGCATGTACAGGGTCAGGTAAAACATTAGCATTTGTAATtccaattattgaaaaaattttaaaaagagaaaCCAATCTAAAGAAAACAGATATAgcatcaattattatttcaccAACTCGTGAATTAGCAATTCAAATCCAACAAGTtttattagaatttttaaatgatttaaatagaaTTGATGACCAAAATGAtttagaaaatattaaaactttagaagatgaattattagaagaacaagaagaagaagaaaatgaaaaagaagaagaagaaattgaaaaaaaaaaaaaaaaaaaaaaaattgaaatttcaagtttattattaattggtggtaCAGATATTTATCAAGATTTagttaattataaaaattatggtggtaatattttaattggtacACCAGGTAGAACTGATGAATTTTTAACAAGAGTTGTAAGGAATGatcaacaatttaaatttaaagaatttgaaatgtTAATTTTAGATGAAGCAGATAGATTATTGGATATGGGTTTTCatttaccaattaattcaattttattgaaattaccAAAACAACGTAGAACTGGATTATTTTCAGCAACTCAAACATCGGAAGTTAAAGAATTGGCAAGAACTGGTATGCGTAATCCATTCAAAGTTTCAGTATCAGTTAAACATATTGAAACTCATGAAGATCAATCAATTCCAACCACATTGGATAATAGATATATGATTGTACCTGTTGAAGAGAGATTGAATCAATTGGTTcactttttattaaatcatattgataagaataaaattataatttatttcctAACTTGTTCAACTGTTGATTATTTCTTTAAGATACTTCAATCGGTTAAAGTATTGAGTGGGAAACCATTCTTTTCATTACATGGTAAAGCACCACACAGTCAACGTATTAAAGTTTTCGATTCATTCTCTCAAGCTACCAATGGTTGTTTATTATCAACTGATTTGGCTGCTCGTGGTTTAGATATTCCAAATGTTGATTGGGTACTTCAATATGATTCTCCACAAGATCCAAAAGCATTTGTTCATCGTATTGGTAGAACTGCTCGTATGGGTCGTGATGGTAATGCTTTGATTTTCCTTTCACCAGAAGAAGATTCctatattgaatttttaaaaattaaaaaagtaccATTGGTAGAGATGGTGAAAGCTGAAAACGTTACAAACGTCCTaccagaaattaaaaaaatatcattcAACGATCGTGAAATTATGGAAAAGGGTGTAATTGCAATGGTATCGCATGTACGTGGTTATAAAGAACATCTTTGTCCttatatatttgtatttCATCGTTTAAATATTGGTTTATTAGCAACAGGTTTTGGTTTACTTTACTTACCAAGAATGCCTGAAATTCGtgataaaactttaattgCAGAGTGGACAAGTGGTTATACAAAAGATCAAATCTTAAAAATCGCCtataaagaaaagaaaaaagaaaaacaaagattagaaaaagttaataaaattaaattaaaaaaagaaaaagatgcAAAAGAAAGACAAGAtgcaattaatgaaaaaaaaagaaaattagaacaacaagaagctgataaattattacaaaaacaacaaccaaaacaatcttcaattgaaattcaattaaaaaaacaagaagaaaagaaaaaacaagaacaagaatcaattaatgaaattttacaTGAAACTCAAGCTTTTAAAAAAGCtagaaaatcaaaacaacaaaaaaaagataaatctTCAAGATTTTCTGATTTAATGGGTAGTGATACtgaacaaaataataatgaagatgaagaagatgaagaagaggaagatgaagataactaa
- the exo1 gene encoding 5'3'-exonuclease N- and I-domain-containing protein: MGISGLLPALSPVTKAIHVKDYANKRVAIDGYSWLHKGAYSCSQEIVLGIPTRNYINYFISRIKMLISYKVIPVVIFDGGPLPNKKLKEQERLRHREEYKNKAKAYLLEGNKSQANICFQKAVDITPRMAFLLIKELRALKVEYLVAPYEADAQLTYLSITGQVDAIITEDSDLVAFGATHIIFKMDKYGYAQEIKTEDLGSCKKDGYDFIDFNQTMLRQMCILSGCDYLPSLSGMGLKTSFKLLKQHRDIEKVFKYLKREKSNFSQEYEQQFYKADFTFKHQRVFDPVSRILTTLLPLPTIIDSRFLNDNNNNTNDGDSNGDGSSGGSGSGGGFLDFIGPVIDDEIAEKIALGIIDPETHEQFDKTQPYPKNTFTPQPKKLLSPISFNTKEFKNQTNNNNNNNNNIKSNNGTNNKNGMILNEGKLVQKGRNLNDQFTFASNKITQYMTTTTTTTTTTTTTKNNNNNQKQQPMIEDDTGYDFQIDSFEIDDCLNDDDDDESIILSNNLNNQENVLESDCEFDDDDDQRGIDVDDSEKKDSFVLDSDYEDEKEEEEVKSSTFNSSSSISSGNSSKIKKTLVSSKFFVSSESSVLESDDDDGGDDDDDSFNHNQNFSSSGNNIQPNSNIFHNGELSSYGYQKNQKNFKNVNSNSSSNSSNSSNSSSGNSNSGNRIFNSGNSSNKNNTNGGIVKSTLLSSNDRVSLNFFDQFQFDGKKKQSILVSQSRKSFSSPTLSNNEDYDSSFVSSTIPSSIGDDYDQMNSCSNNNNFNYNNSSNFNNNNINNSNNNRNSGFSGFLKRKSSSQTAAPTTPTTPTTPKTSSSSSSTLTNSTITTEHSSYILKKPKYQATSNSPISTLDSSQNYNDQSFISKKAHSFSSLDSDLIFKEDDVDNLIFNNNNNNNNNNNNNNNNNNNNNNNNNNNNNNNNNNNNNNNNNNNNNNNNNDNNNKITTPSNKSFNSIVLTTTSATTSITQQDNEIYTTPKKKLPSTPISSSSNDIISKYFSSPSKVGPKSEGAPPTPVNLEGMSLRSVLSLRYQQTMASSPTK; this comes from the exons atgGGTATTTCAGGATTATTACCAGCTTTATCACCAGTAACAAAAGCTATACATGTTAAAGATTATGCTAATAAAAGAGTAGCAATCGATGGTTATAGTTGGCTTCATAAAGGTGCATATTCATGTAGTCAAGAGATTGTATTAGGTATACCAACTAGAAATTATATAAACTATTTCATTAGTCGTATTAAAATGTTAATTAGTTATAAAGTTATACCAGTGGTTATATTTGATGGTGGTCcattaccaaataaaaaattaaaagaacaaGAAAGACTTAG acATAGAGAAGAATATAAGAATAAAGCAAAAGCATATCTTTTAGAAGGTAATAAATCACAAGCAAATATATGTTTTCAAAAAGCAGTTGATATAACACCAAGAATGGCatttttattgattaaaGAGTTGAGGGCTTTAAAAGTTGAATATTTAGTTGCACCCTATGAAGCAGATGCTCAATTAACTTATCTTTCAATCACTGGTCAAGTAGATGCTATCATCACTGAAGATTCTGATTTAGTTGCATTTGGTGCTACTCAT attatatttaaaatggaTAAATATGGATATGCACAAGAGATAAAGACAGAGGATTTAGGGTCATGTAAAAAGGATGGATATGATTTTATAGATTTTAATCAAACAATGTTAAGACAAATGTGTATTTTATCAGGATGTGATTATTTACCATCATTGTCTGGTATGGGATTAAAAACTTCTTTCAAATTATTGAAACAACATAGAGATATTGAAAAAgtattcaaatatttaaagagAGAGAAATCGAATTTCTCTCAAGAATATGAACAACAATTTTATAAAGCTGATTTCACTTTTAAACATCAACGTGTTTTCGATCCAGTTTCAAGAATTTTAACAactttattaccattacctactataattgattcaagatttttaaatgataataataataatactaacgATGGTGATAGTAATGGTgatggtagtagtggtggaagtggtagtggtggtggatttttagattttattgGACCAGTAATAGATGATGAAATTGCTGAAAAAATTGCATTAGGTATAATTGATCCAGAAACACATGAACAATTTGATAAAACTCAACCATATCCAAAGAATACATTTACACCTCAACctaaaaaacttttatcaCCAATCTCATTCAATactaaagaatttaaaaatcaaactaataacaataataataataacaataatataaagagtaataatggtacaaataataaaaatggtatgattttaaatgaagGTAAATTAGTACAAAAAGGTAGAAATTTAAATGACCAATTTACATTtgcttcaaataaaattacacaATATatgacaacaacaacaacaacaacaacaacaacaacaacaactaaaaataataataataatcaaaaacaacaaccaatgaTAGAAGATGATACAGGTTAtgattttcaaattgatAGTTTTGAAATAGATGATTGtctaaatgatgatgatgatgatgaaagtattatattatcaaataatttaaataatcaagaaAACGTTTTAGAGAGTGATTGTGAGtttgatgatgacgatgatcaACGTGGTATTGATGTAGATGATAGTGAAAAGAAAGATTCTTTTGTTTTAGATAGTGACTACGAGgatgaaaaagaagaggaagaggtTAAGTCTTCTACCTTTAATAGCAGTAGTAGTATTAGTAGTGGTAACAGTagtaaaataaagaaaactTTAGTATCTAGTAAATTTTTTGTGTCATCAGAATCTAGTGTACTAGaatctgatgatgatgatggtggtgatgatgatgatgatagttttaatcataatcaaaactttagtagtagtggtaataatatacAACCAAAT TCAAATATATTTCATAATGGTGAATTAAGTTCATATGGGTatcaaaagaatcaaaaaaattttaaaaatgtaaatagtaatagtagtagtaatagcaGTAATAgcagtaatagtagtagtggtaatagtaatagtggtaatagaatttttaatagtggtaatagtagtaataaaaacaatacaaATGGAGGTATAGTAAAATCAACATTACTTTCAAGCAATGATAGAGTTAGTTTGAACttttttgatcaatttcaatttgatggtaaaaagaaacaaagtATTTTAGTGTCTCAATCAAggaaatcattttcatcacctactttatcaaataatgaagattATGATAGTAGTTTTGTTTCTAGCACAATCCCAAGTAGTATCGGTGATGACTATGATCAAATGAATAGCTgtagcaacaacaacaattttaattataacaattctagcaatttcaataataataatatcaataatagtaacaataatagaaACAGTGGTTTTAGTGGTTTTTTAAAGAGAAAGAGTTCATCACAAACAGCAGCTCCAACAACTCCAACAACtccaacaacaccaaaaacatcatcatcatcatcatcaacacttacaaattcaacaataacaacagaGCACTCTAGTTATATATTAAAGAAACCAAAATATCAAGCGACTTCCAATTCTCCAATATCAACACTTGATTCATCTCAAAATTACAATGACCaatcatttatttcaaaGAAAGCCCACTCTTTCTCTTCTTTGGATAGCGACCTTATTTTTAAAGAGgatgatgttgataatcttattttcaacaacaataataataataataataataataataataataataataataataataataataataataataataataataataataataataataataataataataataataataataataataataataataataataataataatgataataataacaaaattacaacaccatcaaataaatcttttaattcaataGTATTGACAACTACATCAGCAACTACATCAATAACACAAcaagataatgaaatttatacaacaccaaaaaagaaattaccaTCAACACCAATTTCATCCTCATCAAATGATATAATTTCTAAATATTTCTCATCGCCTAGCAAAGTTGGACCAAAAAGTGAAGGTGCACCACCAACTCCAGTCAATTTGGAAGGAATGTCATTAAGATCAGTTTTAAGTTTAAGATACCAACAAACAATGGCCTCTTCTCcgactaaataa